One Nicotiana tomentosiformis chromosome 1, ASM39032v3, whole genome shotgun sequence genomic window, TAACTTCATACAACATCATCATTATNNNNNNNNNNNNNNNNNNNNNNNNNNNNNNNNNNNNNNNNNNNNNNNNNNNNNNNNNNNNNNNNNNNNNNNNNNNNNNNNNNNNNNNNNNNNNNNNNNNNNNNNNNNNNNNNNNNNNNNNNNNNNNNNNNNNNNNNNNNNNNNNNNNNNNNNNNNNNNNNNNNNNNNNNNNNNNNNNNNNNNNNNNNNNNNNNNNNNNNNGTTTTCAACTGTCAAAGTTTTTCGAGTAAGTTTACCATTCATTATTGAGCTTGTATTGTTTTTCTTAACAATTTGTTATGCGCACTCATTTTAATGTAATTTTGTGCCACTTTAAAAAGTTTCTACTTAACTTGGTTAGTATACACTAAgaactagtatatatataattaaatctataaagaaaaggaaaaaaaacgaACATTGTAGTTGGAGACGGCGGTGTCTTATGGGCTTAGCAGAAGAATAGGAAAGGGATGGTTTGGGTGGATGGGGTgaggttattgttattgtttttcttttttatttcctcttaaaaatagtttttgtttttgtttttttccttataattcattttattaattattattttggacCCAAATACCAAATGTCATCAGTTAATTCGTCAATTTGCCACATCATTGACGAGTGTATTACACTCTCTCTAGTTTTTTGCTGGTTATCAAAAAAGTGTCTAATTGGTTCAAATTTTGAGTAGATAAGGTGTCTAAAACGAAAACCCGGATAAGTTTAGGGGGTTGTGCATGATTTTAATTGGTTTGGCTTTCTTCAAACCACAACTAAAGCTATTCTAAATGACAGAAGAAATCAGAGGCCGAGCCACAAAGTACTGAATTTCTTCTTTTAGCATTTGCAAATacaattattttatttgtttttacTCTGTACCTATAATTAATTTATGGTGCAGGTATGCAGTAGTTACAGGGGCAAACAAAGGGATTGGATTCGCAATATGCAGGCAGCTTGCTTCCCAGGGAGTAGTTGTGGTTTTGACTGCTAGAAATGAGAAGAGAGGGGTTGAAGCTCTAGAGAAGCTCAAAGGGTTACACAATCAATGGTGATCTCTTTGATAACTTTTTAGTCATTTTATGTTACATATACATATATTCAAAGAAATAGTAACAAATTGGAGTAATAATTATGCAGGAAGAGGGTGGTATTAAGAAATCAATTGCAGGTATTGAGCGTATTGTTACAGATTATGAGTTGACAAAACAATGCCTAGAGACAAACTTCTATGGTGCAAAAAGAATGATTGAAGCATTTATTCCCCTCCTTCAGCTCTCTAATTCCCCAAGAATTGTTAGTGTCGCTTCTTTCTTGGGGAAGTTAAAAGGTAATGAAATCATAACTGTATATATCATAATATGTGTACCCTCTAAATTATGTTGAGGTTAACTTCTATATACCGATAGTAGAACGGGCAAATGAGTTGTTTGGTTTGTATTTGGGCACTGACTCATTAAATGAGTCATTGTCTAATTCTGCCTAAAGTTCACTTTGGTTAAGATGGACCGGTCACGATGGTTGTAACCCAACTCGCCCATATTGATGCAAATCTTTGCAATAacctcaacttttaaataaacaTTATAAAATATTCTCACAtatataataacaacaacaacaacaacccaatataattctactagtggggtctggggagagtaatgtgtacgcagaccttacccctaccctggggtagagaggttgtttccgatagaccctcggctccctccctccaagaactccccaaccttgctcttggggtgattcgaactcacaacctcttggttggaagtggagggtacttaccactagagcaatccACTCTTGTCCTCACATATATaacaatattttttatttatttttttcgtaAATATCATTCTGCAATGGTTTATGAtgatgaatttttttttctttttttcctgttGATTCTTGTCTTATGTTTTGAAATAAATGTCAACTCATGCCTAATAGTAAAAGTAATAAATCGTGGGCTAATTTGGGCTACTGAAAATAAATGGGCTTAGTTGGGTTGTGCCCAAACTTAGCCCATCATTAAAGTAGCTCATGCTCAACCCACTAAAACCTGACGGGTTGGACGGGTCAAATGGGTTTGGGTTACTTTTGCCGCCTCTACTCCAAACCGTTTTCTGCTATTCTACAGCTATTGTGTAACGAATGGGCTATAGGAATGCTAAGTGATGCTAAAAGCCTGACAGAAGAAAGGGTGGATGAAGTGTTGAATGAATTTCTTAAAGATTTTAGAGAGAAATCAATAGAAGCCAAAGGATGGCCAACTTACTTCTCAGCTTATAAAGTCTCGAAAGCATCCCTAATTGCTTACACAAGGGTTTTAGCTACGAAATATCCGAATTTTCGGATAAATTGTGTGTGTCCTGGCTTTTGCAAAACAGATGTGAACTGCAATACTGGGAGCTTAACTGCTGAAGAAGGTGCTGAAAGCTTGGTGAAGCTTGCCTTGTTGCCAAATGATGGACCCTCTGGTCTCTTCTTTTATAGAAAGGAAGTCACCTCTTTTTGAGCATTGCCTAATCCAACTATTGGTTTGGCGGGTTCGACGAAACTCAATATTTTGGCGTCTGACTCTTATACATGTACCGAAAACATGTATAGATAAAGTTAGACATAAGTTGCAATGTTTGAATTAAAAATAATgtccatatttttgtatgtaccACTACTTTTTAAATTAAAGGATGCATTCCtccttccttatttattattttgtcaATTTTTTCGCATATGGCTCTTCAGTCTTTAATCGTATGTCTTAATATACTCTACTTGTACCCCCGCATACGATCTGAACTCATAATTTTTGGTGaattttaataaatatagatTTGAACTAAAAAGTTTTAATGTACTCGTCAAGTTCTAAACTCTGATTAACCTGGGATACGCCATCAGTTttgagtttttattttttttgtatttgggGATTTCCATCAAATGAGTTTTGGGATGGTCCCAGTGTTCTCGTTCTCACAACGTGGGCTATAGATTCAACTAGAGATAATGCATACTTTGTTCTTTCCATAAAAGTTAAGAGCTGAGAGACTACTTTTAAGATATCTTTCATGACATGGAGTtaatttgttgaaattgtcaaaagtcccatatcggtggatgacaattttgaatgggaatttcactcTATAAAAGGAGGcttaatgtttaggatttaaacacaCCTTTCATTTGCTTTTTTATCTTTTTAAgacatttgtatcttctctctttagtattatttcacttgtaattttagagtggaataaaatattgattgtgtccaaGGAAGTAGGCataattggccgaacctcgtaaattctggtgttcttttattgttgtcttattgtcttgtttattatttagtggttgtcataatttttggtatagtagttgtgactcattcacactatatacatttggcttccgcaacaattggtatcagagccaaggtactgtctaagtatgctctgtggttgcagcatagtctgatcttccacatcagaaaagatctatcttggtaactgagtcaaggttctgtctgagtatgctctgtggttgcagcttagtctgatcttccacaccagaaaggaaataatcttgatttgtgtcgtcagctactaaataatatttgtgtcaaaatgggagacagtaaacaagaagaatctacatcaagtgtcaataatacgtcatcgttggcatcttcgcttatgacaagaattgtgtcaaatgcgaaatttgcggtagaaatttttgacgggtcaggacattttgggatgtggcaaggcgaggttctagatgttctttttcaacaagggctagatcttgccattgaagaaaagaagccagatgttattggagaagaagattggaaaattatcaatcgtgttgcttgcggtaccattcgatcctaccttgctagagagcagaaatatccatacacaaaggaagcttctgcaagtaaattatggaaagcactggaggataaatttttaaaaaaaaacaatcaaaataaattgtacatgaagaagagactttttcgcttcacctatgttctTGGTAcaacaatgaatgaacatatcaccagtttcaataagttggtcacagatttgcaaaatatggatgcaacttttgatgatggtgacttggctttgatgttgttggggtcacttcctaatgagtacgagcaccttgaaactactctactccatggaaatgacaAAATTTCTCTCAGAAAAGTCTGctcggctttgtacagctatgaataaagaaagggagaaaaacagaagggcggagaaggagaagcactaattgtgaggggtcgttttcaaaatcaaacgaggactaagaagggaagatccaagtcgagatctagacccagcaaagatgaatgtgccttttgtcgagaaaaggggcactggaagaaagattgtccgaagttgaagaataaggccagacataacaatggaaaggccattatggattcaaatgtagctgattgtgatgattcagacttctcattagttacaacagagttatcaacatcatcagacatatggttgatggactcggcttgtatctatcatatgtgtcccaaagaggactggttcgtgaattttcaaggagaatatggagtcatccacacaacGGATAACAGCCCTTTTACCTCATAttgcattggttcaataagattaagaagccatgatggaatgatcagaacattaacagatgttcgatatgtaccgggtttgaagaagaatctcatctttgtgggagccctagaatcaaaagggttcaaaatcattgcagaaaatggagtgatgagaatatgctccggtgcactagtggtaatgaaggccaatcggaagaacaataacatgtaccgctatcgtggtagtacagttattgggatagcaacagtgacatccagtgatgacaaagaggcagaagcaaccaggctatggcacatgcgcttgggacatgctggagggaaatccttgaaagctctatctaatCAAAGATTtttaaaaggcgtaaagacttgcaacttggagttttgcgagcattgtgtcaaagggaaacagacaagggttaaatttggtacagcgatccataatactaaaggcattttggattatgtacactctgatgtttggggttcttctaaaacaccttcattgggtgggaagcactattttgtaacctttgttgatgatttttcccgaagagtgtgggtgtatacaatgaagaggaaagatgaagtgttgggaatttttctcaaatggaagacgatggtggagaatcaaacaggcaggaggatcaagtgtattcgcacagacaatggaggtgaatacaaaaatgatcatttcaataaggtctgtgaaaatgatggcatcgtccgacacttcactgtcagacatacaccacaacagaatggagtggcagaacatatgaaccggactttactggagaaggtacggtgtatgttgtccaatgctggcttgggcaaagaattttgggctgaggcaattacatattcATGCCACCtaattaatcgtctaccatctgctgctattgatggcaagacaccatttgaaaaatggtatgaaaaacctgctgtagattatgactttttgcacgtgtttggctcaattgcatactattatgtgaaagagtcaaaattggatccgagagcaaagaaggctatatttatggggattacttctggagtcaaaggataccgcttatggtgtccagagacaaggaatattatattcagcagagatattacctttgatgaatctgccataacagataaggtgacagttgaagatgtcaaacaaactggtggtgcatcaaagggagtttgagggaaaatttatttttcctacacaagaagcagaggaggaaactcatgaagattaccctctggaagaagagccagtagagagggagattccaacttAGGAatctcgacaacaacttgaatcaatagcaaccagcaggccaaaaaggacaataacgaaacctgttcgtctcatagagacggttgcttgcgcaacctcaattgtagctgatggtattcctaccacttataaagacgcaatccaaagttcagaagaagataagtggaggattgccatgaatgaagaaatgcagtcccttcatcagaatcatacatggaaattggccaatctcccgaagggaaagaaaacaattgggtgcaaatgggtatttgcaaagaaagaagaatttcctaaccaagaagatgttcgctacaaagcaagattggtggccaaaggatatgctcagaaggagggaattgattacaatgaagtattttttccagttttaaaacattcctccattagaattatgttggctttggtagtacagttggatttggaactagttcagatggatgtaaaaactgcatttttacatggaaacttggaggagaaaatctacatgaatcagccagaaggattcaaagttgctggaaaagaaaatatggtatgcaaacttaAAAAATCGTTGTacagattgaaacaatcttctagacaatggtacaagtgatttgacaagtttatattgcggcaagggtacaagagatgcaaatacgatcattgtgtgtatttgcgcaaacttaatgatggttcctttgtatatcttctcatatatattgatgatatgttgataacttccaagaattcggaagaaattgataagttgaagattcaactgaaggaggagttcgagatgaaggatctgggtgaggcaaagaaaattcttgtcatggagataataagagatagacgttcaaagaaactctgtttatctcagaaagaatatttgaagagagtactacagcgttttggcatagataagaagactaagccaattagtacgccacttgctccccattttaagctaagtactactatgtcgccaaaggatgaaactgaacaggagtatatgtcaagggtaccatacgcaaatgttgttggtagcttgatgtatgcaatggtttgtacgagacctgacatttcacaagccgttggagttattagcagatatatgcataatccaggaaaggagcattggcaagctgtgaaatggattctacggtatattcatagtactgtagatgttgggttagtttttgagcaggaaggcaatcggtctgtagttggatattgtgactcagattttgcgggtgatctggacaaacgaaggtcaactactggttatgtgtttacttttgcaaaggcaccagttagttggaagtctactttgcagtcaacagttgctttgtctacaacagaggcagagtacatggctattacagaggctgtaaaggaggcaatttggcttcaggggttgctaaaggagcgtggtattgaacaaaaaaatattacaattttttgtgatagtcaaagtgctattcaattagcgaagaaccaagtttatcatgcaaggacgaagcacattgatgttcggtatcatttcctacgagaaatcatagaagaatgTGGAGTCAcgatgaagaaaattcatactacggagaaccctgctgatatgctgacaaaagtggtgactgcgatcaagtttcaacattgtttggatttgatcaacattattgaacactaaagattgaagatgaagacacaaccaaaatttgttattgagagaaaattgaagatgtggaattttgccaaggtggagatttgttgaaattgtcaaaagtcccacatcagTGGAATTTTGAATGgaaatttcaccctataaaaggaggcctaatgtttaggatttaaacacacctctcatttgcatttttatcttcttaaggcatttgtatcttttctctttagtattatttcacttataattttggagtggaataaaatattgattgtgtccgaggaagtaggcataATTGGctgaacctcgtaaattctggtgttcttttattgttgtcttattgtcttgtttattatttagtggttgtcataatttttggtataatagttgtgactcattcacactatatacatttggttTCCGCAACATAATTCATAAGAAAGTACCCACAGATGACATAATTTCTAGATTTGGAATTACAGGGCCACCTAGGTGTTGTTGCTGCAAAGTCTTAAAGtactatttttgttttttttaacttTATAATACAATTAATTTGTTCTATAAGTAAGTCCACaatgtaaattaaaaaattataatatttaaagtaaaaaagaagaagacaaaagttgataatttagagggtaaaatgaGTATTTGGCAATCAAAAGTTTgaaaaatctagttgagtgaTCTTTTGATTGCTATCGGCATAATTAAATGACTTTTctgttacaaacgaaagaaaaatgactttagtAGATAATTTCAAGTAGTTGGGTGACCATTTGAGTAATACACTCTATAATATcacattccaaaaaaaaaaaaaaatagtggaCGAGCCACAAAATAGATAAAGGAAATAAGAAAAGCTAGTACATTTAAGTAATTATATATGCTAGTTATAAAGAAAAAGACGGGAAAATATCATAAAGTAAGGAAAGTATATATGAGATCACGATCCTTCTCCACATATCCCATCCAATCAACAACTTCCACGTAAAACCCTAAAAGAAATAAGGAAATAAATCATGCATTGAAAAATATGCTATATATTCAATTCCACGCCCCAGATAGCTATAAATATAGAGTACCTCAAAACTCAACCATCAATTCATAGCTAGTAACTGTATCCGTTGTTGATCGATCATCAGTAACAACGTACGTACTAGGGTTTTCGCCAGTCTACTATTTCTTTCTTACTCATATATTCGTCAGATAACAATATAtcggagggtagtgtgtacgcagaccttacccctaccttatgaagatagaagagaggctgtttccaatagactctcggcaacataattaaaaatatttgaacAGCATATTTCTACTTTTATAAGTCAAGATTTGTAATTGATTCAAGGTAAGCTACTTTCTAAagagaagaaaacaaatatgttcattatccaccgagtttcgaAGGCTGCGGTTGGTCCAAAGGATCGGCCCCAGACGGATTTCTcggtcatcaaaaaaaaaaacaaaaaacaaatatgTTAccatttcaaaaagaaaaaagagaagaaaacaaATAGAAGTTGATATGGAACATACCCTGTCTAGTTTCAACACTTCCTGGAGTCATGGTAGCTTTTGCTTTGTCAAAGTGCAGTAGTATCAAGTTTAGCAGCTAACATTTGAGCCTGATCAACAGGACAGATAGACTTATGCGTTCTAAAGAATTGGTACAATTTGTTTACTAAAGGGGCCATATTCCATGCTTATGACTAACTAAAATTCATCTGATGAAGAGAACCTTTCATTTATATGTATCTCATGTACTTCCAAGCATCACTCAGCGAACTTAGAGGAATCTTCGATGGTACATTGGTGTCCTTTTCATTTTGATTAAACCATGTTGTACAGGTTTCAGTGCTTAGGAGTACAAAGAAGCATGGTAAAACAGCAATAGGTGAGTTTGCAGCACGAGTCAGTCTTGCAGCCAAGAAAATGTAGGGTTGCAGCCGGAAAACAGTAAATGGCGACCTTCCTCTTCAATGGCATCATCATGTGGACATGCTATCGTATAATCTGAATCGCGAGGAGGACTAAAGTGCATTTTCCTTAATGTTGGGGAATTTATTTCATCTGGAGTTTTTTTGCATAAA contains:
- the LOC138906477 gene encoding (+)-neomenthol dehydrogenase-like gives rise to the protein MTEEIRGRATKYAVVTGANKGIGFAICRQLASQGVVVVLTARNEKRGVEALEKLKGLHNQEEGGIKKSIAGIERIVTDYELTKQCLETNFYGAKRMIEAFIPLLQLSNSPRIVSVASFLGKLKGNEIITLLCNEWAIGMLSDAKSLTEERVDEVLNEFLKDFREKSIEAKGWPTYFSAYKVSKASLIAYTRVLATKYPNFRINCVCPGFCKTDVNCNTGSLTAEEGAESLVKLALLPNDGPSGLFFYRKEVTSF